The genomic region TGCGATCGCATCCCGACCGTTACCACACCCGGCGCTTCCGACGACTGGAACGGTTACTCGCCGATTTAGAGCATTCGGTGTTGCTTCCCTTGGGATATATCCCCAAAAATTGGCAGCGCGACGAACGCGCGATCGCCGTTTATCGGGACGGTCCGGGGGTCGGCGATCCGGGATTACTCGAAGCGCTCAAATCCTGGAAAACCATGCTTCCACGGCGCGCAGAACGGGAATTATTGCAAGTTTTTGCCCGACATGGAGCGACGATGGTGGACGTTCAGTTTGCCGAGCTCGGGGGAGAGATTCCCGGAATCGAACCCCAACCCCCAACCACGATTTTTTAAGGTTATCTTTAAAAAAGATTGAAATCCTTCTCGGTAAAATGAGGCTTCGATCGCACCGATCGCGGGCGCGCAGTTCTTCAGTTGTCCGCCGCGATCGGGGGTGAAAACGGGGACGTTCTTAGCCTCGACGAGTAACAAATTACCTCGGACGATCGCCGGAGAAAAGGCTCAGTTAAAATAGCAGTTAGATTGGGGAAGTAGGCCGACCGTTCCCTTTAAATTTGTAACGGTTTTCCTCCAAAATGGCGATCGACCGAGAGCCTCAGAAATTTTACGGAGATTTTCGGCGACCGAGACTCACAAATCGAGTCATTCGATCGCCATCCGCCGTTCGTTTAGCGACGCCTCCGGCGTATCGCCCCTTAACCTCGGGTTGTCGGTTTAACTTCGATCGAAGAATATTTTTAGATTCAAAATAACCGAAAACGTAAATGAGTATTGAACCCCCAGAAAAAGCGCTCATCTTAATTGTCGATGACAGTGCGGCGAATTTAGGAATTCTCTCGGAATTTTTAGCCAATGATGGTTATCGCGTCCGTCTGGAGAAAGATGGTAAAAGTGCGATCGAGGCGATCGAAGTGCAAAAACCCGACCTCATTTTACTCGATGCGATCATGCCGGGAATGGATGGGTTTGAAACTTGCAAGTGGTTGCAAGCTTCTGCTGACTTTAAAGATATCCCGATTTTGTTTATGACGGCCCTTTCCGACCCGGCAGATAAAGTGAAAGCCTTCGATCTCGGGGCGGTCGATTATTTAACTAAACCGTTTCAGCAAGAAGAAGTGCTGGCGAGAATTCGGCTACATTTACGACTGCGATCGCTCACCCAGACCTTAAAAGAGCAAAATCAACAACTGCAAAAAGAAGTTGAAGACCGCATCGAAGCCGAAGCCGCCTTACAAGAACTCGCCCGTACCTTAGAACAACGAGTGCGCGATCGAACTCTGGAATTATCAAATTCTTTTGAAGAATTACAAAACGCCCAAACCCAACTGATTCAAACGGAAAAAATGGCGAGTATCGGCGAAATCGTGGCAGGAGTTGCCCACGAAATCAACAATCCGATTGGGTTTATTGCCGGAAATTTAAAGCATTTAGAAGAGGCGATCGGTGAAATTCTCGACCATTTACAACTTTATCAAAACCATTGCCCGCCCTCGAACGCAGAAATTAAAGAACACGAAGAACAAATCGACCTCAATTATTTAATTGAAGATATTCCCCACATGTTACACGCGATGAAATTGGGGGTCGATCGGATCGGCAATATTAGCATATCTTTACGAAATTTTTCCCGCGCCGACACTTCAAGTAAAGTGTTGGGAGATTTACTCGAAGGGATTGAAAGTACCTTGTTAATTCTCCAACATCGGTTGAAAGGCAATTCAAATCGCCCGTCGATTAAAATTATAAAAGAGTATAACGAATTACCGCCCATTCCCTGTTATCCAGCCCAACTCAATCAAGTATTTATGAATCTGTTAGCCAACGCGATCGATGCGTTGGAAGAAAAATATCAAACAGAGGACAAACAATTAAAGCTAAAAAGAGATAAAACACTAGAACCGCCGACCATTTGGATTGGGACCGAATCGATCGACGATCGCGGCGTGATTATTCGGATTGCGGATAACGGAGCGGGAATCGAACCGGAGATTTGCGATCGCCTTTTCGATCCGATGTTCACGACCAAACCGAGAGGAAAAGGAACCGGGTTGGGGCTGTCGATTTCGCGACAAATTGTCGAAGAACGGCACGGGGGTTCGCTCACCTGTCACAGTATTCCCGGGGAAGGCAGCGAATTCGCGATCGCCATCCCGATAGAGGATCTCGAATGAGGAAAATTCCCAACGGGCGATCGCGTGCTCTTTCCAAATGGTGAGGGTTCGTGTCACGATGTTGCCCGTGTCCTTTGCTGTCTGCGGTCGAATCCGATGGTCAATCCCGCTACCCGTGTCTGTATTGTTTTGGGAACTCGTCCCGAAGCGATTAAATTAGCTCCGGTCATTCAAGCGTTCCGGCGATCGCCCACCTTTGACGTTCGGGTGGTGTTAACGGGTCAGCATCGGGAAATGGTCGCCCAAGTGATGGACCTGTTCGACCTCAGCGCCGAGTGCGACTTGGCGATCATGCAACCCCGACAGACCCTGACCGACATTACCTGTCGCAGCTTGCAAGGGTTAGAGCGCTTTTTCGAGGCAGATCCCCCGGATCTCGTCATCGTCCAAGGGGATACCACCACCGCCTTCGCCGCCGCCTTAGCCGCCTTTTACCGTCAAATTCCCGTCGGTCACGTCGAGGCGGGATTGAGAACCAACCACCTGTTCGATCCCTATCCGGAAGAAGCCAATCGGCGCCTGATTTCCCAACTCGCTCAACTCCATTTTGCACCGACCGCGCGGGCCGTGGAAAACTTGCAAAGGTCCGGGGTGACTGGAACCATCCACCAGACTGGAAATACGGTGATCGATGCGTTGCTCTCCGTCGCCGATCGCCAGCCCCCGTGCGAGGTTCCGGGATTGGACTGGTCCGCCCATCGGGTGTTGTTGGCGACAGTCCACCGCCGCGAAAATTGGGGGGACCCGTTACGAGAAATCGCCCGAGGGTTTTTACAAATTTTAGAGCGCTTCCCGGATACGGCCCTGTTGCTGCCCCTCCACCGCAATCCGACGGTACGCGAACCGCTACAAGGGTTATTGGGCGAGCATCCGAGGGCGTTTCTGGTCGAACCGTTAGATTATGCCGAGTTAGTCGGGGCGATCGCGCGCTGTTACTTGTTATTGACCGATTCGGGCGGCTTGCAAGAAGAAGCCCCCGCCTTGGGAAAACCCGTTTTAGTGTTGCGCGAGACGACGGAACGACCGGAGGCGATCGAAGCGGGAACGGCGAAGCTGGTGGGAACGAACGGCGATCGCGTCGCCACCGAAGCCGCCACCTTGCTCGACCGCCGCGACGCTTACGAAACGATGGCGATGGCGGTCAATCCCTTCGGCGACGGTCGCGCCTCCGAACGGATTTTAAAGATTGTCGGCGATTATTTTCGGAGTGCGTCGGATGTGATCGGCGGAACCGACGCGGATAAATAGACCGATCCAGTGTAGGAATAAAATTGAGAGTGAGAGGTTTGAATGATGGCAAAATTGCGAGTCGGTCTGCTGTTTGGCGGGCGTTCTGGAGAACACGAGGTTTCGATCGTCTCGGGACGGGCGATCGCCCGAGCCCTGGCGGAGGAGTCGAACGCGACCCAGTACGAGACGATTCCTTTTTATATCGATAAAGAGGGATGTTGGCATTCCCCCGAGGTCTCCCGTCAAGTCCTCGACTCCGGGGAAGCCCTGGCGGTGCAAGGGATCTCGGCGGCAGCTTTGTGGCAGTTTCCCCCGGAAACCGCTTCGATCGACGTTTGGTTTCCGATCCTCCACGGTCCCAATGGCGAAGACGGCACGATTCAAGGGCTGTTGAGCTTGATGCGGGTGCCGTTTGTGGGCAGTGGCGTCTTGGGATCTGCGGTGGGGATGGATAAGTTGATGATGAAGACCGCCTTCGCCGAGGCGGGATTGGCTCAGGTGAACTATGTCGGCGTGACGCGATCGCAAATCTGGTCCAATCCTTGCGTGTTTCCGACATTGTGCGATGACATCGAAGCGCAGTTAGGGGATTATCCTTATTTTGTCAAACCTGCCAATTTGGGATCGTCGGTGGGGATTTCTAAGGCGCGATCGCGCGCCGAACTCGAAACCGCCCTGGACAATGCCGCCAGTTACGACCGTCGCATCATCGTCGAGGCGGGGGTGACGGCCCGAGAGGTCGAATGTGCGGTGTTGGGCAACGATCGAGCGCAAGCCTCCGTCGTCGGCGAGATTAGTTTTAACAGCGATTTCTACGATTACGAGACCAAATACACCGACGGACGGGCAAATTTGGCAATTCCGGCAGAACTTCCGGCAGAGGTGGCCGAACGGCTGCGGGAGATGGCAATCCGGGCGTTTTTGGCCGTGGATGCGGCGGGACTGTCCCGGGTGGATTTTTTCTACGTGGAAGCGACGGGAGAGGTGTTGATTAACGAGATCAATACGTTGCCCGGGTTTACGGCGTTGAGTATGTATCCGCAACTGTGGGGGGCGTCCGGGGTGAGTTTTCCCCAGTTGGTCGATCGCCTGATCCGATTGGCACTGGAACGGCACGGGGAAGGGCTGCCCGAGTCGGCGTCATCGGGCGATCGCGCAACGTCTGCCGAGGAGAATCGCTCCCTCAAATAAGGGGTTAAAAACAGGGTTTAAATTTCTCCCTAAATTCTCTTAAACTTACTCACTTTTTATGCTAAAATAAGAATTTGAGTAAGTTTAGAAGGACTGAAGTCGCAAAAATCGCGGATTTCACCATCTCCATTGTTTTCTGCTCGTCTTTATGGTAGCTGAAGTTAGCCGAACAAAAAGATTGTTGAGAAGTTAAAAAAGTCAGTGAAAGGCTTTAAGACCAAGCTAGACTTAAATAACCGACAACGAACGCTGATGGCGAAACACGCAGGAGTTGCTCGACACGCTTGGAATTGGGGACTCGCTACCTGTAAGGAAACATTAGAAGCCGGAGGTAAACTGCCAACCGCCATAGACTTACACAAAAGATGAGTCGCCGAGGTGAAAAGTCAGAATCCTTGGTACTATGAAGTCTCTAAATGTAGCCCTCAAGAAGCGTTGCGAAACCTAAATAAAGCGTTTAAGCGAGTTGGGCAAGTCAACGGAACAGGTTTTCCCAAGTTTAAGAAAAAGAAGGTCAAAGATAGTTTTTACCTGGAAGGAAGCATTAAAGTTTCCGGTGATTGGGTGAAGCTACCTCGGATCGCTTGGGTAAAAAGCCACGAACAGTTACCGCCAGTCCATCCTAAAAACGTCACCATAAGTAAACGAGCAGGGGACTGGTATATTGCCTTCAAAATTGATTTTGAACCATCCCCCCAACCCCCCTTTGAAAGGGGGGCGAAGGGGGGATAGAGAGCGGATTGGGGTAGATGTAGGAATTAAAACTCTCGCCACTCTGAGCGATAGTAAAACCTATCCCAATC from Oxynema aestuarii AP17 harbors:
- a CDS encoding hybrid sensor histidine kinase/response regulator, producing MSIEPPEKALILIVDDSAANLGILSEFLANDGYRVRLEKDGKSAIEAIEVQKPDLILLDAIMPGMDGFETCKWLQASADFKDIPILFMTALSDPADKVKAFDLGAVDYLTKPFQQEEVLARIRLHLRLRSLTQTLKEQNQQLQKEVEDRIEAEAALQELARTLEQRVRDRTLELSNSFEELQNAQTQLIQTEKMASIGEIVAGVAHEINNPIGFIAGNLKHLEEAIGEILDHLQLYQNHCPPSNAEIKEHEEQIDLNYLIEDIPHMLHAMKLGVDRIGNISISLRNFSRADTSSKVLGDLLEGIESTLLILQHRLKGNSNRPSIKIIKEYNELPPIPCYPAQLNQVFMNLLANAIDALEEKYQTEDKQLKLKRDKTLEPPTIWIGTESIDDRGVIIRIADNGAGIEPEICDRLFDPMFTTKPRGKGTGLGLSISRQIVEERHGGSLTCHSIPGEGSEFAIAIPIEDLE
- the wecB gene encoding non-hydrolyzing UDP-N-acetylglucosamine 2-epimerase; this encodes MVNPATRVCIVLGTRPEAIKLAPVIQAFRRSPTFDVRVVLTGQHREMVAQVMDLFDLSAECDLAIMQPRQTLTDITCRSLQGLERFFEADPPDLVIVQGDTTTAFAAALAAFYRQIPVGHVEAGLRTNHLFDPYPEEANRRLISQLAQLHFAPTARAVENLQRSGVTGTIHQTGNTVIDALLSVADRQPPCEVPGLDWSAHRVLLATVHRRENWGDPLREIARGFLQILERFPDTALLLPLHRNPTVREPLQGLLGEHPRAFLVEPLDYAELVGAIARCYLLLTDSGGLQEEAPALGKPVLVLRETTERPEAIEAGTAKLVGTNGDRVATEAATLLDRRDAYETMAMAVNPFGDGRASERILKIVGDYFRSASDVIGGTDADK
- a CDS encoding D-alanine--D-alanine ligase family protein translates to MAKLRVGLLFGGRSGEHEVSIVSGRAIARALAEESNATQYETIPFYIDKEGCWHSPEVSRQVLDSGEALAVQGISAAALWQFPPETASIDVWFPILHGPNGEDGTIQGLLSLMRVPFVGSGVLGSAVGMDKLMMKTAFAEAGLAQVNYVGVTRSQIWSNPCVFPTLCDDIEAQLGDYPYFVKPANLGSSVGISKARSRAELETALDNAASYDRRIIVEAGVTAREVECAVLGNDRAQASVVGEISFNSDFYDYETKYTDGRANLAIPAELPAEVAERLREMAIRAFLAVDAAGLSRVDFFYVEATGEVLINEINTLPGFTALSMYPQLWGASGVSFPQLVDRLIRLALERHGEGLPESASSGDRATSAEENRSLK